From a single Shewanella denitrificans OS217 genomic region:
- the ssb gene encoding single-stranded DNA-binding protein, translating into MASRGVNKVIIVGNLGQDPEVRYMPNGNAVANITVATSESWKDQQGQQQERTEWHRVVMFGKLAEITGEYLRKGSQVYLEGKLQTRKWKDQSGQDKYTTEIVVDQSGSMQMLGSRNQNQGPSQAGSQGSQEGGYSAPAQNQYAAPAPAPQAQRPVATPNQQYNAPQQAAGAYKQPQQAPQQPSYAPKPQQAPQQGGGYQQAAPAQRPAPQAQPQQNFTPDLDDGWDDDIPF; encoded by the coding sequence ATGGCCAGTCGCGGTGTTAATAAAGTCATTATTGTAGGCAATTTAGGCCAAGATCCAGAAGTACGCTACATGCCTAATGGCAATGCTGTTGCCAATATTACAGTGGCGACCAGCGAGTCATGGAAAGATCAACAAGGCCAGCAACAAGAGCGTACCGAATGGCACCGTGTGGTCATGTTCGGTAAGTTGGCTGAAATCACTGGTGAATACCTACGTAAAGGTTCGCAAGTGTATTTAGAAGGCAAATTGCAGACACGTAAGTGGAAAGATCAAAGCGGTCAAGACAAGTACACCACCGAAATCGTTGTCGATCAAAGCGGTAGCATGCAGATGCTAGGTAGCCGTAACCAAAATCAGGGACCAAGCCAAGCGGGCTCACAAGGTTCACAAGAGGGTGGCTATAGCGCCCCAGCACAGAACCAGTATGCCGCTCCAGCTCCTGCACCACAGGCTCAGCGCCCAGTTGCAACACCAAATCAACAATACAATGCGCCGCAGCAGGCTGCGGGTGCTTATAAACAGCCACAGCAAGCACCGCAGCAGCCTAGCTATGCGCCTAAGCCTCAGCAGGCACCACAGCAAGGCGGTGGTTATCAGCAAGCCGCTCCTGCTCAGCGCCCAGCGCCGCAAGCACAGCCGCAGCAAAACTTCACTCCAGATTTGGACGACGGTTGGGATGACGATATCCCGTTCTAA
- a CDS encoding MFS transporter — protein sequence MTNHGLSSLEKKVAFSLAGVFGLRMMGLFMIMPIFALYGQHLEGFSPLWVGIAIGAYGLTQALLQIPMGILSDKYGRKPIILIGLVLFAVGSIIAAMSDHIYWVVFGRAVQGMGAIAAAVLALAADLTRDEQRTKVMAIIGMCIGLSFALSLLAGPLVAQYLGLSGIFWLTAVLAVLGMAIVHFLVPNPISQAPKGDTLAAPAKLRRMLLDPQLFRLDAGIFILHLVLTAVFVALPFNLVDAGLVKEQHWLLYFPAFVAAFVLMVPMIIIGVKRNNTKTMFQLSLVIMMLSLLLMGLYAQNLWLLSAAVVLFFTGFNYLEASLPSLIAKFSPVGEKGSAMGVYSTSQFLGAFCGGMLGGGAYQYLGAEGVFFVASALMVIWLFLSFGMEKPVLLKSVTLEAHITDKPHALSMAAQLSQLEGVVEAMVVLEEKVAYLKVDSHFDLSKARAVLGSAH from the coding sequence ATGACCAACCACGGACTATCGAGTCTAGAAAAAAAAGTCGCATTTTCCCTTGCCGGTGTATTTGGCCTGCGAATGATGGGCTTGTTTATGATCATGCCAATTTTCGCCCTCTATGGTCAGCATTTAGAAGGCTTCTCCCCCTTGTGGGTGGGAATCGCCATCGGCGCCTATGGCTTAACCCAAGCCCTGCTGCAAATACCTATGGGGATACTGTCAGACAAGTATGGCCGTAAACCCATAATCTTAATTGGCTTAGTCTTGTTTGCTGTTGGCAGCATCATCGCCGCCATGTCGGATCACATCTATTGGGTGGTCTTTGGCCGCGCAGTGCAAGGTATGGGGGCGATAGCGGCCGCGGTATTGGCCTTAGCGGCGGATTTAACCCGCGATGAACAGCGCACTAAAGTGATGGCGATTATTGGCATGTGTATCGGCCTTTCATTCGCATTATCCCTATTGGCCGGGCCCTTAGTGGCGCAATATTTAGGCCTAAGTGGGATATTCTGGCTGACCGCAGTGCTGGCGGTATTGGGCATGGCGATAGTGCACTTCTTAGTGCCCAATCCAATTTCACAGGCTCCCAAAGGGGATACCTTAGCGGCACCAGCCAAACTTAGGCGTATGCTACTGGACCCACAATTATTTAGGCTCGATGCCGGTATCTTTATTTTGCACTTAGTGCTGACGGCAGTATTTGTGGCGCTGCCCTTTAATTTGGTGGATGCGGGCTTAGTGAAAGAGCAACATTGGCTGCTGTACTTCCCGGCTTTTGTGGCGGCTTTTGTGCTTATGGTGCCTATGATCATCATAGGGGTTAAGCGCAACAATACTAAGACCATGTTCCAGCTGTCTTTGGTTATCATGATGCTTTCTTTGTTGTTGATGGGCTTATATGCGCAAAACTTGTGGTTATTGAGTGCCGCCGTAGTGCTATTTTTTACCGGCTTTAACTATTTAGAGGCCTCACTGCCAAGTTTAATCGCCAAATTCAGTCCAGTAGGCGAGAAGGGATCTGCCATGGGGGTCTATTCAACCAGTCAATTTTTAGGCGCATTTTGTGGCGGCATGTTAGGTGGCGGCGCTTATCAATATTTAGGCGCCGAAGGGGTGTTTTTTGTCGCCAGTGCCTTGATGGTTATTTGGCTGTTTTTAAGTTTTGGCATGGAAAAACCTGTGCTATTAAAGAGTGTTACTCTAGAAGCCCATATTACCGATAAACCCCATGCCTTAAGTATGGCAGCGCAATTATCTCAGCTTGAGGGCGTAGTCGAGGCCATGGTGGTGCTAGAAGAGAAGGTGGCTTATTTAAAAGTCGACTCTCATTTCGATTTAAGCAAAGCCCGAGCTGTGTTAGGCTCTGCACATTAG
- the uvrA gene encoding excinuclease ABC subunit UvrA, with translation MDKIEIRGARTHNLKNINLTIPRDKLIVITGLSGSGKSSLAFDTLYAEGQRRYVESLSAYARQFLSMMEKPDVDHIEGLSPAISIEQKSTSHNPRSTVGTITEIYDYLRLLFARVGEPRCPTHGQALAAQTVSQMVDKVLSLPEGSKQMLLAPVVKARKGEHVKLLESLSAQGYIRARIDGEVCDLTDPPTLELHIKHTIEVVVDRFKVREDMKQRLAESFETALELSGGIAIIASMEADSKDEELIFSANFACTQCGYSMAELEPRIFSFNNPAGACPTCDGLGVQQFFDPERIITDDKLSLAGGAIRGWDKRNFYYFQMLTSLGEHYKFDVDTPYAKLSDKIKKIVLFGSGKQSIAFKYTNDRGDVVSRNHPFEGILNNMDRRYRETESNSVRDELAKFMNKQPCSSCHGSRLREEARHVFIGDINLPMLTTWSIGEATDYFNNVTFEGQRAQIADKILKEVCDRLGFLVNVGLNYLSLSRSSESLSGGEAQRIRLASQIGAGLVGVMYVLDEPSIGLHQRDNERLLQTLIHLRDLGNTVIVVEHDEDAIRMADHIIDIGPGAGVHGGEVICAGNLEDIINCEASITGQYISGKKQIHVGDKRTPIDETKQIKLFGARGNNLKNVDLSIPLGLFTCVTGVSGSGKSTLINDTFFKIAHRMLNGATVDEPSPYDRIEGMEQCDKVVDIDQSPIGRTPRSNPATYTGIFTPIRELFAGTQESRTRGYLVGRFSFNVKGGRCEACQGDGLIKVEMHFLPDVYVPCDNCKGKRYNRETLDVKYKGKNIHEVLQMTVEEARVFFDAIPSIARKLQTLMDVGLSYIRLGQSATTLSGGEAQRVKLAKELSKRDTGKTLYILDEPTTGLHFADIQLLLDVLHRLKSHGNTLVVIEHNLDVIKTADWIVDLGPEGGAGGGSILVTGTPEEVAKCKHSHTARFLKPLLENQKLANQKLVNQKLASQTIASQKKQPKAKAKKETKS, from the coding sequence ATGGATAAGATTGAAATACGCGGTGCTAGAACCCACAATCTCAAAAATATTAACCTGACGATACCAAGAGATAAACTCATTGTTATCACAGGCTTATCTGGTTCTGGTAAATCTTCACTCGCCTTCGATACCTTGTATGCAGAAGGTCAGCGCCGCTATGTGGAGTCCTTATCAGCTTATGCTCGCCAGTTCTTAAGCATGATGGAAAAGCCCGATGTGGATCACATCGAAGGCCTAAGCCCAGCGATTTCTATCGAACAGAAATCCACCTCCCACAATCCGCGTTCCACTGTGGGTACTATCACAGAAATTTACGACTATTTACGTTTATTGTTCGCCCGAGTGGGCGAGCCACGCTGCCCAACTCACGGCCAAGCGCTTGCGGCACAAACAGTGAGCCAGATGGTAGACAAGGTGCTGAGCTTGCCCGAAGGCAGCAAACAGATGTTATTGGCCCCCGTGGTCAAGGCCCGCAAGGGTGAGCACGTTAAGTTATTAGAAAGCCTATCGGCTCAAGGTTATATTCGCGCCCGCATCGATGGCGAAGTGTGTGACTTAACTGACCCTCCAACTCTTGAGCTTCACATTAAGCACACCATAGAAGTGGTGGTCGACCGCTTTAAAGTGCGTGAAGACATGAAGCAGCGCCTTGCCGAATCATTCGAAACCGCCTTAGAGCTTTCTGGCGGCATCGCCATCATCGCCTCCATGGAAGCGGACAGCAAAGACGAAGAACTGATATTTTCGGCCAATTTCGCCTGCACTCAATGCGGTTATTCCATGGCCGAGCTTGAGCCCAGAATTTTCTCTTTTAATAACCCCGCCGGCGCTTGCCCTACCTGTGACGGCCTTGGTGTACAGCAGTTCTTCGACCCTGAGCGCATCATTACCGATGATAAGTTGTCTTTAGCGGGCGGCGCCATTCGTGGCTGGGATAAACGCAACTTCTATTATTTCCAAATGCTCACCTCCTTAGGGGAACATTATAAATTTGATGTGGATACCCCTTACGCCAAACTCAGTGACAAGATCAAAAAAATCGTCCTCTTTGGCTCAGGTAAGCAGAGCATCGCCTTTAAATACACCAACGATCGCGGCGATGTCGTCAGTCGCAATCACCCCTTCGAAGGCATACTCAATAACATGGACAGGCGCTATCGCGAGACCGAAAGCAATTCGGTGCGTGATGAATTGGCTAAGTTTATGAATAAGCAGCCCTGTAGTAGCTGCCACGGCTCGCGCCTGCGTGAAGAAGCCCGTCATGTGTTTATCGGCGACATTAACTTGCCTATGCTGACCACTTGGTCAATTGGCGAGGCCACTGACTATTTCAATAACGTCACCTTCGAAGGACAGCGAGCGCAAATTGCCGATAAAATCCTTAAAGAAGTCTGCGACCGCTTAGGTTTTCTGGTCAATGTGGGGCTTAATTATTTAAGCTTATCGCGCTCATCTGAATCACTTTCTGGCGGTGAAGCTCAGCGCATTAGGCTTGCAAGCCAAATTGGTGCTGGGCTTGTAGGGGTGATGTACGTGCTGGATGAGCCCTCTATTGGCTTGCATCAACGAGATAACGAGCGCTTACTGCAAACCCTTATTCATCTGCGGGATTTAGGCAATACCGTCATAGTAGTCGAACATGATGAAGATGCCATTCGCATGGCAGACCACATTATTGATATCGGCCCTGGCGCTGGTGTACACGGCGGCGAAGTTATCTGCGCCGGTAATCTTGAGGACATTATCAATTGCGAAGCTTCCATCACTGGGCAATATATTTCTGGCAAGAAGCAAATTCATGTGGGTGACAAGCGCACCCCCATTGATGAAACCAAGCAGATAAAACTCTTTGGTGCCCGCGGCAATAATCTCAAAAACGTCGACTTAAGCATCCCCCTTGGCTTGTTTACCTGCGTGACCGGCGTCTCAGGCTCCGGCAAATCGACGCTTATCAACGATACCTTCTTTAAAATTGCCCATAGGATGCTCAATGGCGCTACCGTTGATGAACCCTCCCCTTATGATCGCATCGAAGGCATGGAGCAGTGCGATAAAGTGGTCGATATCGACCAGAGCCCCATTGGCCGCACGCCGCGCTCAAACCCTGCCACCTACACAGGTATTTTCACCCCAATACGGGAACTGTTTGCTGGCACCCAAGAATCACGTACCCGTGGCTACTTGGTTGGCCGCTTCTCCTTTAACGTCAAAGGCGGTCGCTGTGAAGCCTGCCAAGGCGATGGCTTAATTAAAGTAGAAATGCACTTCCTGCCTGACGTGTACGTGCCTTGTGATAACTGTAAAGGCAAGCGCTACAACCGCGAAACCTTAGACGTGAAATACAAGGGTAAGAACATTCATGAAGTGCTGCAGATGACAGTGGAAGAGGCGCGTGTATTCTTCGATGCTATCCCCTCTATTGCCCGGAAATTGCAAACTCTGATGGATGTCGGCCTGTCTTATATTCGCCTAGGCCAAAGCGCCACTACCTTGTCTGGCGGTGAGGCTCAGCGAGTCAAACTCGCAAAAGAATTATCTAAGCGCGATACCGGCAAAACCTTATACATTTTGGATGAACCGACAACTGGGCTACACTTTGCCGACATTCAGCTATTATTGGATGTATTACATAGACTTAAATCACACGGCAACACCTTGGTTGTGATAGAGCACAACCTAGATGTGATTAAAACCGCCGATTGGATAGTGGATTTAGGCCCAGAAGGCGGCGCCGGAGGCGGCAGCATTTTGGTCACTGGCACTCCAGAAGAGGTGGCTAAATGTAAGCACTCCCACACGGCGCGTTTCTTGAAGCCATTATTAGAAAATCAAAAGTTAGCAAATCAAAAGTTGGTAAATCAAAAGTTGGCTAGTCAAACTATAGCCAGTCAAAAAAAGCAGCCAAAAGCCAAAGCAAAAAAAGAAACTAAGTCGTAA
- a CDS encoding M20/M25/M40 family metallo-hydrolase, producing the protein MKGFLNINCVFPSRGAKRHDRCLAPLFLAPLLLLLLMLSGCASTPSCNQPLHTLWVDKAQLTQDLQVLTSSEFQGRKTRTRGAKLTQDFLANRFKALNLTPWQGSYHAPFDYGFLLSSRSGVNMIGVIPAQKPASRWRIITAHYDHLGKQGSHYYPGADDNASGVAALLSIAAQWQREPMEEVNLMLVATDAEEPGLYGAYGLVEQLKTMPEMQIELALNLDMIGHPSRPHAIYMEGEQNLTHFDTLAPTLTQHSKLCLKVNRSRVRGASSLNIDWLRASDHYAFHKANIPWLYLGVPPHKDYHTVNDTLDTINLDFLGATTELAFTLIQLPVEKIKPSSL; encoded by the coding sequence ATGAAAGGATTTTTGAACATTAACTGTGTTTTCCCATCGCGCGGCGCTAAACGCCATGACCGCTGTTTAGCGCCACTCTTTTTAGCCCCTCTACTGCTGCTATTACTCATGCTAAGTGGCTGCGCCTCCACCCCAAGTTGCAATCAGCCGCTTCACACCCTCTGGGTAGACAAGGCGCAGCTCACCCAAGACTTGCAAGTATTAACCAGCAGTGAATTTCAAGGGCGGAAAACCCGTACTCGTGGCGCTAAACTCACCCAAGACTTTCTAGCAAACCGCTTTAAGGCGCTTAATTTAACCCCTTGGCAAGGCAGTTATCACGCACCTTTCGACTACGGATTTTTATTGTCCAGCCGCTCAGGCGTCAATATGATTGGGGTGATCCCAGCTCAAAAGCCCGCTTCTCGCTGGCGAATTATTACCGCCCATTACGATCATTTAGGCAAGCAAGGCAGCCATTATTATCCTGGCGCCGATGACAATGCCTCAGGCGTTGCGGCGCTGCTGAGCATTGCCGCACAGTGGCAGCGTGAACCTATGGAAGAGGTGAATTTGATGTTAGTGGCGACGGATGCAGAAGAGCCCGGCCTTTATGGAGCCTATGGCTTAGTAGAGCAGTTAAAAACTATGCCTGAAATGCAGATAGAACTGGCGCTGAATTTAGACATGATAGGTCACCCCAGTCGTCCGCACGCCATTTACATGGAAGGCGAGCAAAACTTAACCCATTTTGACACCTTAGCCCCGACCCTGACCCAGCACAGCAAGCTTTGCCTTAAGGTCAATCGCTCCAGAGTCAGAGGCGCTAGCAGCCTTAACATAGATTGGCTTAGGGCCTCTGACCATTATGCCTTCCATAAAGCCAATATCCCCTGGCTTTATTTAGGGGTACCACCACATAAGGATTATCACACTGTGAATGACACCTTAGACACCATAAACCTCGATTTTCTCGGCGCCACCACCGAACTTGCATTCACATTAATCCAACTGCCAGTTGAAAAAATAAAGCCTTCAAGCCTTTAA